In Neorhizobium galegae, the following proteins share a genomic window:
- a CDS encoding dipeptide ABC transporter ATP-binding protein: protein MSDNMTDNTMLEVRDIKRDYELPGGLFKPKKIIHAVKGVSFKLERGKTLAIVGESGCGKSTLARMLTFIDEPTGGDLLIDNKKVDTRPGHLTQDMRQKVQIVFQNPYGSLNPRQKIGDVLGEPLAINTDMSAGERRDRASEMLTKVGLGPEHYNRYPHMFSGGQRQRIAIARALMMNPKLLVLDEPVSALDLSVQAQVLNLLADLQDEFNLTYVFISHDLSVVRYIADEVMVMYFGEAVEYGTREEVFSDPKHDYTRTLFKATPKADIESIRARIEKKKAAAAA, encoded by the coding sequence ATGAGCGATAATATGACCGACAACACCATGCTCGAAGTGCGCGACATCAAGCGCGATTACGAACTGCCGGGCGGCCTCTTCAAGCCGAAGAAGATCATCCATGCGGTGAAGGGTGTCTCCTTCAAGCTCGAACGCGGCAAGACGCTGGCAATCGTCGGCGAGAGCGGCTGCGGCAAGTCCACGCTTGCCCGCATGCTGACCTTCATCGACGAACCGACCGGCGGCGACCTGCTGATCGACAACAAGAAGGTCGATACCCGCCCCGGCCACCTGACCCAGGACATGCGCCAGAAGGTGCAGATCGTCTTCCAGAACCCCTACGGCTCGCTCAACCCGCGCCAGAAGATCGGCGACGTGCTCGGCGAACCCTTGGCGATCAACACCGACATGTCGGCCGGCGAACGCCGCGACCGCGCCAGCGAAATGCTGACGAAGGTCGGCCTCGGCCCGGAACACTACAACCGCTATCCGCACATGTTCTCGGGCGGCCAGCGCCAGCGCATCGCCATCGCCCGCGCGCTGATGATGAACCCGAAGCTTCTCGTGCTCGACGAGCCGGTTTCGGCCCTCGACCTTTCGGTGCAGGCCCAGGTCCTGAACCTGCTCGCCGACCTGCAGGACGAATTCAACCTCACCTACGTCTTCATCAGCCACGACCTGTCGGTGGTGCGCTACATCGCCGACGAGGTGATGGTGATGTATTTCGGCGAGGCGGTGGAATACGGCACCCGCGAAGAGGTGTTTTCCGACCCGAAGCACGACTATACCCGCACGCTTTTCAAGGCGACGCCGAAGGCCGACATCGAGTCGATCCGGGCTCGCATCGAAAAGAAAAAGGCGGCTGCGGCAGCCTGA
- a CDS encoding ABC transporter permease subunit: MFGFLLRRIAVLIPTFIGVSIIAFSFIRLLPGDPVALLSGERVMSPERHAQISAQLGLDRPLVVQYFDYLGGVLTGDFGSSIVSKKPILDQFWALFPATVELSFCAIVIAIALGIPAGVIAAIKRGSIFDQGLMGIALVGYSMPIFWWGLLLIILFSGTLQWFPVSGRISLMFFFPPVTGFMLIDSLLSGQKGAFASAISHLALPSIVLATIPLAVIARQTRSAMLEVLSEDYVRTARAKGLSPFRVVGIHALRNAMIPVITTIGLQIGVMLAGAILTETIFSWPGIGKWMVDSVFRRDYAVIQGGLLLIAAIIMFVNLVVDLLYGLINPRIRH, from the coding sequence ATGTTTGGCTTCCTTTTACGGCGTATTGCCGTGTTGATCCCGACTTTCATCGGGGTCTCGATCATTGCCTTTTCATTTATCCGACTTCTGCCGGGTGATCCGGTCGCACTTCTCTCGGGCGAACGCGTCATGTCGCCGGAGCGGCATGCCCAGATCAGTGCCCAGCTCGGCTTGGATCGGCCGCTGGTCGTCCAGTATTTCGATTATCTCGGCGGCGTGCTGACCGGCGATTTCGGGTCGTCGATCGTGTCCAAGAAGCCGATCCTCGACCAGTTCTGGGCGCTGTTTCCGGCGACCGTGGAGCTTTCCTTCTGTGCCATCGTCATCGCCATCGCGCTCGGCATTCCGGCCGGCGTGATCGCCGCGATCAAGCGCGGCTCGATCTTCGACCAGGGGCTGATGGGCATTGCGCTTGTCGGTTATTCGATGCCGATCTTCTGGTGGGGCCTGCTGCTCATCATCCTCTTTTCCGGCACCCTGCAATGGTTCCCGGTTTCCGGCCGCATCTCGCTGATGTTCTTCTTCCCGCCGGTCACCGGCTTCATGCTGATCGATTCGCTGCTGTCGGGACAGAAGGGCGCCTTCGCCTCGGCGATCAGCCATCTTGCCCTGCCGTCGATCGTGCTTGCGACCATTCCGCTCGCGGTCATCGCCCGCCAGACGCGTTCCGCCATGCTGGAAGTGCTCTCGGAAGACTACGTCCGCACCGCCCGCGCCAAGGGCCTCTCGCCCTTCCGCGTCGTCGGCATCCATGCGCTCCGCAACGCCATGATCCCGGTCATCACCACGATCGGCCTGCAGATCGGCGTCATGCTCGCCGGCGCCATTCTGACCGAGACGATCTTCTCCTGGCCGGGCATCGGCAAATGGATGGTCGACAGCGTCTTCCGCCGCGACTACGCCGTCATCCAGGGCGGCCTGCTCCTGATCGCGGCCATCATCATGTTCGTCAATCTCGTCGTTGATCTGCTCTACGGCCTGATCAATCCCAGAATCCGACACTGA
- a CDS encoding ABC transporter permease subunit produces MRRQMLREFWFYFAENRGAVLGLIVFVCLVVVAIFASFIAPHSPFEQYRGFALLPPAWAEGGNPSYLLGTDPVGRDILSRLIYGAQYSLFIGVFVTTLSLTGGIIVGLIAGYYRGWIDTVIMRLMDIILAFPSLLLALVLVAILGPSLTNGMIAIALTLQPHFVRLTRAAVMAEKTRDYVTAARLAGAGPLRLMFRTILPNCTAPLIVQATLSFSNAILDAAALGFLGMGAQPPAPEWGTMLAEAREFILRAWWVVTFPGVAILVTVLAINLMGDGLRDALDPKLKRS; encoded by the coding sequence ATGCGCCGCCAGATGCTCCGCGAGTTCTGGTTCTACTTTGCCGAAAATCGCGGCGCCGTTCTGGGCCTCATCGTTTTCGTGTGCCTCGTCGTCGTGGCGATCTTCGCGTCGTTCATCGCCCCGCATTCGCCGTTCGAACAGTATCGCGGTTTCGCCCTGCTTCCGCCGGCCTGGGCCGAGGGCGGCAACCCGTCCTATCTGCTCGGCACCGATCCTGTCGGCCGCGATATCCTGTCCCGCCTGATCTATGGCGCGCAGTATTCGCTGTTCATCGGCGTCTTCGTGACGACGCTGTCGCTCACCGGCGGCATCATCGTCGGCCTGATCGCCGGTTATTACCGCGGCTGGATCGATACGGTCATCATGCGCCTGATGGACATCATCCTCGCCTTCCCGTCGCTGCTGCTCGCCCTCGTGCTCGTCGCGATCCTCGGCCCGAGCCTGACCAACGGCATGATCGCCATCGCGCTTACCCTGCAGCCGCATTTCGTGCGCCTCACTCGCGCCGCCGTGATGGCCGAAAAGACCCGCGACTACGTGACCGCCGCAAGGCTTGCCGGCGCCGGCCCGCTGCGCCTGATGTTCCGCACCATCCTGCCGAACTGCACCGCGCCGCTGATCGTCCAGGCAACGCTCTCCTTCTCGAACGCCATCCTCGATGCCGCCGCCCTCGGCTTCCTCGGCATGGGCGCCCAGCCGCCGGCACCGGAATGGGGCACGATGCTTGCCGAAGCGCGTGAATTCATCCTGCGCGCCTGGTGGGTCGTCACCTTCCCCGGCGTCGCCATTCTCGTCACCGTTCTCGCCATCAACCTGATGGGCGACGGCCTGCGCGATGCGCTCGACCCGAAACTGAAGAGGTCCTGA
- a CDS encoding ABC transporter ATP-binding protein: MALLQIDNLTVEFETATGWFRAVDGVSISVEKGEVLAIVGESGSGKSVAMLAVMGLLPWTAKITADRMLFEGRDIQNISPAERRKLIGKDIAMIFQEPVASLNPCFTVGFQIEEVLRIHLGLDGKARRARAIELFNQVGLPNPEERLNHFPHQMSGGQCQRVMIAIAIACNPKLLIADEPTTALDVTIQKQILDLIMALQAKNGMGLIMITHDMGVVAETADRVVVQYKGRKMEEADVLSLFENPKSNYTKALLAALPENATGDRLTTVSAFFDGNPEPAPEARA, translated from the coding sequence ATGGCGCTCTTGCAAATCGACAACCTCACCGTCGAATTCGAAACCGCAACCGGCTGGTTCCGCGCCGTCGACGGCGTTTCCATCTCGGTCGAAAAGGGCGAGGTCCTGGCAATCGTCGGCGAATCCGGCTCCGGCAAGTCCGTCGCCATGCTGGCCGTCATGGGCCTGCTTCCCTGGACCGCCAAGATCACCGCCGACCGCATGCTCTTCGAGGGTCGCGACATCCAGAACATCAGCCCGGCCGAGCGCCGCAAGCTGATCGGCAAGGATATCGCGATGATCTTCCAGGAGCCGGTCGCCAGCCTCAACCCGTGCTTCACGGTCGGCTTCCAGATCGAGGAAGTGCTGCGCATCCATCTCGGCCTTGACGGCAAGGCTCGTCGCGCCCGCGCCATCGAACTGTTCAACCAGGTCGGCCTGCCCAACCCGGAAGAGCGGCTGAACCACTTCCCGCACCAGATGTCCGGCGGCCAGTGCCAGCGCGTGATGATCGCGATCGCGATCGCCTGCAATCCGAAACTGCTGATCGCGGACGAACCGACCACCGCGCTCGACGTGACGATCCAGAAGCAGATTCTCGACCTGATCATGGCGCTGCAGGCGAAGAACGGCATGGGCCTGATCATGATCACCCATGACATGGGCGTCGTCGCCGAGACCGCCGACCGCGTCGTCGTGCAGTACAAGGGCCGCAAGATGGAGGAGGCCGACGTGCTCTCCCTCTTCGAAAACCCGAAGAGCAACTACACCAAGGCGCTGCTGGCGGCCCTGCCGGAAAACGCAACCGGCGACCGCCTCACCACCGTTTCCGCCTTCTTCGACGGCAATCCGGAACCCGCGCCGGAGGCACGCGCATGA
- the cls gene encoding cardiolipin synthase, translating to MLDLIEPYWPHILFVLSVLMGAAAAIHAAMTKEEVRSAIGWVGVIVLSPIVGALLYLVAGVNRIRRAVISDRRALLQGEIRAHVVSYDATNDMVIGEFGHRFRAMKTLGDRVTRHRLTTGNTIVALDTGDEAYGAMLKAITKAKRSLILETYIFDRDRIGIRFAEALIAAVKRGVEVRVLIDAVGARYSVPSVLGMLRDGGVTADVFNGNVIMGLRLPYANLRTHRKILVIDGRVAFTGGMNIREGFSSEFSGDKCSFDTHFKVTGPVVADLFAIAAADWRYAADEALEGAAWALQAPETEPGSPVIMRAVSSGPDRSVETNHKMLMGAFSVARSSIRIVSPYFLPDRELITALVTAARRGVEVDIVVPTANNLVLVDRAMTAQFDQMLKNYCRIWRASGPFNHSKLLVIDGRWAYVGSSNLDPRSLRLNFEVDLEVLDCPFAEALERRIDLAISSATEVTLDGLMARPFLVRLIERVFWLGSPYL from the coding sequence ATGCTGGATCTCATCGAACCCTATTGGCCGCATATCCTCTTCGTTTTGTCGGTCCTGATGGGGGCCGCAGCTGCGATTCACGCGGCGATGACCAAGGAAGAAGTCCGCTCGGCGATCGGCTGGGTCGGCGTCATCGTTCTGTCTCCGATCGTCGGCGCGCTGCTTTACCTTGTGGCGGGGGTAAACCGTATCCGCCGCGCCGTCATCAGCGATCGACGGGCGCTGCTGCAGGGAGAAATCCGTGCGCACGTCGTTTCCTACGACGCGACCAACGACATGGTCATCGGGGAATTCGGGCATCGCTTCCGGGCGATGAAGACGCTCGGCGACCGGGTGACGCGCCACCGGCTGACGACCGGCAATACGATCGTCGCGCTCGATACCGGCGACGAAGCCTATGGGGCGATGCTGAAGGCGATCACCAAGGCGAAACGCAGCCTCATCCTCGAGACCTATATCTTCGACCGGGACAGGATCGGCATCCGGTTTGCGGAAGCTCTGATTGCTGCGGTCAAGCGCGGCGTCGAGGTGCGCGTGCTGATCGATGCGGTCGGAGCCCGATATTCGGTGCCGAGCGTGCTCGGCATGCTCAGAGACGGCGGCGTCACCGCCGATGTCTTCAACGGCAATGTCATCATGGGGCTGCGTCTCCCTTACGCGAACCTGCGCACCCACCGGAAGATCCTGGTCATCGACGGCCGGGTGGCGTTTACCGGCGGCATGAATATCCGGGAAGGTTTTTCAAGCGAATTCAGCGGCGACAAATGTTCGTTCGACACGCATTTCAAGGTAACCGGGCCGGTCGTCGCCGACCTGTTTGCAATTGCCGCCGCCGACTGGCGATATGCGGCCGACGAGGCGTTGGAGGGCGCGGCCTGGGCGCTGCAGGCGCCGGAGACCGAGCCCGGTTCGCCGGTCATCATGCGCGCCGTGTCTTCCGGACCCGACCGGAGCGTCGAGACGAACCACAAGATGCTGATGGGTGCGTTTTCCGTGGCGCGTTCCTCGATCCGCATCGTATCGCCCTATTTCCTGCCGGACCGCGAACTGATCACCGCGCTCGTCACGGCTGCCCGGCGCGGGGTGGAGGTCGATATCGTCGTGCCGACCGCCAACAATCTCGTTCTGGTCGATCGGGCGATGACCGCGCAGTTCGACCAGATGCTGAAGAACTACTGCCGGATCTGGCGGGCATCCGGCCCGTTCAACCACTCCAAGCTTCTGGTGATCGATGGGCGCTGGGCCTATGTCGGGTCCTCGAACCTCGACCCCCGATCGCTGCGGCTCAATTTCGAGGTCGATCTCGAAGTTCTGGACTGCCCTTTCGCGGAAGCTTTGGAACGAAGGATAGATCTGGCGATTTCTTCCGCAACCGAAGTGACGCTCGATGGGTTGATGGCAAGGCCCTTCCTCGTGCGGCTCATCGAGCGCGTGTTTTGGCTGGGGTCGCCCTATCTCTAG
- a CDS encoding ABC transporter substrate-binding protein, whose translation MKYKLALAAALLSATFFASAASAKTFVYCSEGSPEGFDPGIYTAGTTFDASAHPIYNRLLEFKPGTTQPEAALAQSWEISADGTVYTFKLRPNVKFQTTDFFKPTRNLNADDVVFSIGRQIDEKNAWNKYISGATWEYADGMGFPKLIKSIEKVDDLTVKVTLNRPEAPFLANLAMPFASIMSKEYADGLDKAGKKEQLNQMPVGTGPFTFVGYQQDAVIRYKKNADFWGPAPKIDDLVFAITTDAAVRYQKLKAGECHLMPYPNAADVKAMKADPSLQVLEQEGLNVAYLAYNTTKAPFDKVEVRKALNKAINKKAIVDAVFQGMATPAVNPIPPTMWSYSKATQDDTYDLDAAKKMLADAGVKDLSMKVWAMPVSRPYMLNARRAAEIIQDDFAKIGVKVEIVSFEWAEYLQRSKDKNRDGAAIMGWTGDNGDPDNFLDTLLGCDAVGGNNRAQWCNKEFDDLVKKAKVVSDQAERTKLYEQAQAIFKKDAPWATIDHSLAVVPMRKGVTGFTQSPLGDFTFEAVDIAQ comes from the coding sequence ATGAAATACAAACTCGCCCTTGCCGCAGCGCTGCTGTCGGCAACGTTCTTCGCAAGCGCAGCCAGCGCCAAGACCTTCGTATATTGCTCGGAAGGTTCTCCGGAAGGCTTCGATCCCGGCATCTATACCGCCGGCACGACCTTCGACGCTTCGGCACATCCGATCTACAACCGCCTGCTCGAGTTCAAGCCGGGCACGACCCAGCCGGAAGCAGCCCTTGCCCAGAGCTGGGAGATTTCCGCTGACGGCACCGTCTACACCTTCAAGCTGCGTCCGAACGTCAAGTTCCAGACGACCGACTTCTTCAAGCCGACCCGCAACCTGAACGCCGACGACGTCGTCTTCTCGATCGGCCGCCAGATCGACGAAAAGAATGCCTGGAACAAGTACATTTCCGGCGCGACCTGGGAATATGCCGATGGCATGGGCTTCCCGAAGCTCATCAAGTCGATCGAGAAGGTCGATGACCTGACCGTCAAGGTCACGCTCAACCGCCCGGAAGCACCGTTCCTCGCCAACCTCGCCATGCCGTTCGCCTCGATCATGTCGAAGGAATATGCCGACGGCCTCGACAAGGCCGGCAAGAAGGAACAGCTGAACCAGATGCCGGTCGGCACCGGCCCGTTCACCTTCGTCGGCTACCAGCAGGACGCCGTCATCCGCTACAAGAAGAACGCCGATTTCTGGGGCCCGGCTCCGAAGATCGACGACCTCGTGTTCGCCATCACCACCGACGCCGCCGTTCGTTACCAGAAGCTCAAGGCCGGCGAATGCCACCTGATGCCGTATCCGAACGCTGCCGACGTGAAGGCCATGAAGGCTGATCCGAGCCTCCAGGTTCTGGAGCAGGAAGGCCTGAACGTCGCCTACCTCGCCTACAACACGACCAAGGCTCCGTTCGACAAGGTCGAAGTCCGCAAGGCGCTGAACAAGGCGATCAACAAGAAGGCGATCGTCGACGCCGTCTTCCAGGGCATGGCGACACCTGCCGTCAACCCGATCCCGCCGACCATGTGGTCCTACAGCAAGGCCACCCAGGACGACACGTACGACCTCGACGCGGCCAAGAAGATGCTCGCCGATGCAGGCGTCAAGGACCTCTCCATGAAGGTCTGGGCGATGCCGGTGTCGCGTCCCTACATGCTGAACGCCCGCCGCGCGGCCGAAATCATCCAGGACGATTTCGCCAAGATCGGCGTCAAGGTCGAGATCGTCTCCTTCGAATGGGCTGAATACCTGCAGCGTTCGAAGGACAAGAACCGCGATGGCGCCGCCATCATGGGCTGGACCGGCGACAACGGCGATCCGGACAACTTCCTTGATACGCTGCTCGGCTGCGACGCCGTCGGCGGCAACAACCGCGCTCAGTGGTGCAACAAGGAATTCGACGACCTCGTGAAGAAGGCCAAGGTCGTCTCCGACCAGGCAGAGCGCACCAAGCTCTACGAACAGGCTCAGGCGATCTTCAAGAAGGACGCTCCCTGGGCAACCATCGACCACTCCCTCGCCGTCGTCCCGATGCGCAAGGGCGTGACCGGCTTTACCCAGAGCCCGCTCGGCGACTTCACCTTCGAAGCAGTCGATATCGCTCAGTAA
- a CDS encoding M20 family metallopeptidase: MTTGNSNLPLVWDFIDRKKEVFTELADRVWETPETCYMETLSAAAHREMLEAQGFEITENVAGIPTALIGEAGNGGPVIAFLGEYDALAGLSQKADVTRHEPTTPGANGHGCGHNLLGSASLLAATAVKDWLEKTGTPGRVRYYGCPAEEGGAAKAFMVRAGAFEDVDIAISWHPSNFAGVQRETSLANCRIDFTFTGRAAHASAVPELGRSALDAVELMSVGVNYMREHMPSESRIHYAVLDSGGISPNVVQAHAKVRYVVRSADLPGLFTLIERVKKVAEGAALMTETKVESTILAGVSNLVVNTPLMDVMQDVWDSMGPPPFDAADIEFADQIRATLTPEDIAASWSQERLEQRDVPLADFILPPHTENRQMGGSTDVGDVSWVVPTVQAYGATLAIGTQLHTWQVVAQGKSQLAHKGMVSVAKAMAATGLAAMTSDQLREAAWADLKKRRKGQDYKSPIPPGAEPPVAAMTLK, translated from the coding sequence ATGACGACAGGCAATTCCAATCTCCCGCTCGTTTGGGATTTCATCGACCGCAAGAAAGAGGTCTTCACGGAACTCGCGGATCGCGTTTGGGAGACGCCGGAAACCTGCTACATGGAGACGCTTTCCGCTGCCGCGCATCGCGAGATGCTGGAAGCGCAGGGCTTCGAGATCACTGAAAACGTCGCCGGCATTCCGACCGCGCTGATCGGCGAGGCGGGCAATGGCGGTCCGGTGATCGCCTTCCTGGGCGAATACGATGCGCTGGCCGGCCTCAGCCAGAAGGCCGACGTCACCCGGCATGAACCGACGACCCCCGGCGCCAACGGCCATGGCTGCGGCCACAATCTTCTCGGCTCCGCATCGCTGCTTGCCGCCACCGCGGTGAAGGACTGGCTCGAAAAGACCGGCACCCCCGGCCGCGTGCGTTATTACGGCTGCCCGGCGGAAGAAGGCGGCGCCGCCAAGGCGTTCATGGTGCGGGCCGGGGCCTTCGAGGATGTCGATATCGCGATCAGCTGGCACCCGAGCAATTTCGCCGGCGTGCAGCGGGAGACCTCGCTTGCCAACTGCCGGATCGACTTCACCTTCACGGGCCGCGCCGCGCATGCGTCAGCCGTGCCCGAACTCGGCCGCAGCGCGCTCGATGCCGTCGAACTGATGAGCGTCGGTGTCAATTATATGCGCGAGCACATGCCATCCGAGAGCCGCATCCACTACGCGGTTCTGGATAGCGGAGGCATCTCGCCGAATGTCGTGCAGGCGCATGCCAAGGTGCGCTACGTCGTCCGCTCGGCTGATCTGCCGGGGCTTTTCACCCTGATCGAGCGGGTCAAGAAGGTTGCCGAGGGTGCGGCGCTGATGACAGAGACCAAGGTCGAGAGCACGATCCTGGCAGGCGTTTCCAACCTCGTCGTCAACACGCCGCTGATGGACGTCATGCAGGACGTCTGGGACAGCATGGGCCCGCCGCCGTTCGACGCCGCGGATATCGAGTTTGCTGACCAGATCCGTGCCACGCTGACGCCGGAAGACATTGCGGCAAGCTGGAGCCAGGAGCGCCTGGAACAGCGGGATGTTCCGCTTGCCGACTTCATTCTGCCGCCGCACACCGAAAACCGCCAGATGGGTGGTTCGACGGATGTCGGTGATGTCAGCTGGGTCGTGCCGACCGTGCAGGCCTATGGCGCGACGCTCGCCATAGGTACCCAACTCCATACCTGGCAGGTGGTGGCGCAGGGCAAGAGCCAGCTTGCCCACAAGGGCATGGTCTCGGTCGCCAAGGCCATGGCCGCGACCGGGCTTGCCGCCATGACAAGCGATCAGCTTCGCGAGGCGGCCTGGGCCGATCTCAAGAAGCGGCGCAAGGGACAGGACTACAAGAGCCCCATTCCGCCCGGCGCCGAACCTCCGGTCGCGGCAATGACGCTGAAATGA
- a CDS encoding aspartate aminotransferase family protein: MTIQPNSIEARDKAYQLHSYTNARALERDGSLVIDRGEGIYVYDVNGNKYIEGMAGLWSVGVGFGESRLVEAAARQMAKLPYYHTFTLRSHGPSIDLAEKLIQMAPVPMSKAYFTNSGSEANDTAMKMVWYRSNALGKPEKKKIISRIKGYHGVTIASASLTGLPNNHRSFDLPLAGVFHTTCPHYRAFKQENETESAFVERCAKDLEDLILKEGPETVAAFIGEPVMGAGGVIVPPAGYWDAIQKVLRKYDILLIADEVICGFGRTGEMFGTTTYSLQPDIMTLSKQISSSYQPISALLINENVYGPLADESAKIGTFGHGVTAAGHPVAAAVALENLAIIEERDLVGNVRALAPKFQSRLKALESHPLAIEARGVGLIGALELKPRDGFAAGQLGPKLLAIMLEKGLISRAIGDSLALCPPMIINEQQIDTIFDTFEASLEVFAKQLAA, encoded by the coding sequence GTGACTATTCAGCCCAATTCCATCGAAGCCCGGGACAAGGCTTACCAGCTCCACTCCTACACCAATGCCCGCGCGCTGGAGCGTGACGGATCGCTGGTGATAGACCGCGGCGAGGGCATCTATGTCTACGACGTGAACGGCAACAAATATATCGAGGGCATGGCCGGGCTCTGGAGCGTCGGCGTCGGTTTCGGCGAAAGCCGGCTCGTCGAAGCGGCCGCCAGGCAGATGGCGAAGCTCCCATATTACCATACCTTCACCCTCCGCAGTCACGGCCCGTCGATCGATCTTGCCGAAAAGCTGATCCAGATGGCGCCGGTGCCGATGTCGAAGGCCTATTTCACCAATTCCGGCTCCGAAGCCAACGACACGGCCATGAAGATGGTCTGGTATCGCTCGAACGCGCTCGGCAAGCCGGAAAAGAAGAAGATCATCTCGCGCATCAAGGGCTATCACGGCGTGACGATCGCCAGCGCCAGCCTGACCGGCCTGCCGAACAACCACCGCTCCTTCGACCTGCCGCTCGCCGGCGTCTTCCACACGACCTGCCCGCATTACCGTGCCTTCAAACAGGAAAACGAGACGGAATCGGCCTTCGTCGAGCGTTGTGCCAAGGACCTCGAAGACCTGATCCTCAAGGAAGGCCCGGAAACGGTTGCCGCCTTCATCGGCGAGCCGGTCATGGGTGCGGGCGGCGTCATCGTGCCGCCGGCCGGTTACTGGGATGCGATCCAGAAGGTGCTCAGGAAATACGACATCCTGCTGATCGCCGACGAGGTGATCTGCGGCTTCGGGCGCACCGGCGAGATGTTCGGCACCACGACCTATTCCCTGCAGCCGGACATCATGACGCTGTCGAAGCAGATTTCGTCGTCCTACCAGCCGATCTCGGCGCTGCTGATCAACGAGAACGTCTACGGGCCGCTTGCCGACGAATCGGCGAAGATCGGCACGTTCGGCCATGGCGTGACCGCGGCCGGCCATCCGGTCGCCGCCGCCGTTGCGCTGGAAAACCTGGCGATCATCGAAGAACGCGACCTCGTCGGCAATGTACGGGCGCTGGCGCCGAAGTTCCAGAGCCGGCTGAAGGCGCTGGAAAGCCATCCGCTTGCGATCGAAGCCCGTGGCGTCGGCCTCATCGGCGCCCTGGAACTGAAGCCACGCGACGGTTTCGCTGCCGGCCAGCTCGGTCCCAAGCTGCTGGCGATCATGCTCGAAAAAGGCCTGATCTCACGGGCGATCGGCGACTCGCTGGCGCTCTGCCCGCCAATGATCATCAACGAACAACAGATCGACACGATCTTCGACACGTTCGAAGCCTCGCTCGAAGTCTTCGCGAAGCAACTCGCTGCCTGA